In the genome of uncultured Celeribacter sp., the window ACCGGCTTTGAGATTCCCGACGCCTTCGTCGTGGGCTATGGCATCGACTTTGCCCAAGCCAACCGCAACCTGCCCTACATCGGCTCTGTGGTGTTCGAGGACGAAGATCCAGGGACAGACGGGTGAACCAGATGCGCTGGATGCTCCGCGCCAAACGTTGGGCGCAAAATCCACCCTCCACCAAGCGGGTGAAATTTACCTTTGCGATCATTGCCGCCTGCATCGCGATCTACGCGGTGGAGAAAACCGTCGGCCTGCCCGACTGGATGCAGGTCGAGCGGCCCGCAAAGGTCAGGCTTCAGTAAGCTCGGAGACAGGTTTCGCACGTCCGAGGCCCATCAACAGATCCTCTTCGGCCTCCAAAGCCATGGCGATGCGAGACCGCGCCTGACGCAGACGCGGTGCATCGGCGAGATCGACATGCGAGGCCACGAACACCGGCACCGGCGGCACCTCCAAAAGCGGCGCGATCCGCCGCAACTTAGTGGAGGCATTGCCCAAAAACACCGGCAACATCACCCGGCCCATGCCCTCTTCGGCCAAGGCCCGGAGTGTGAGGAAACTGTCGGAAGCGGCCATGAAATGGACGCGGCGACGCTCAAGCTCCTCGCGCAGCTTCTGCCCTGCATGAGACCGCCCGATGCCCCCCGTCAGGCCCAGCCAATGGTCTTCCGGCACCGCATCCGAGGCGGCGTAAAAGCCAAAGGCCATCTGCGTCGCCATATCGCCGAACAGATCGTCGGGCAGTTTGTAGGTCGGGCGCACGGTCACATCGGCATGCAGCCGCGACAGGTCGAGGTGGCTGTTGGTGGACAAAAGCTCAAAACTTAGTTCATGCCCCTGCCCGGAAAGTCGCGCCAGAAGATGCGGCAGAACCGCCTGACAGAATGTATCGGTCGAGGTGACGCGGATGACGCCGGCCAAGGGCGCCTCGCCCACCTGAGCCAGACGTTCGACGGCGCCCACGGCGGCCTCGACTTCACGCGCGGCTTCGATCAGCCGCAGCTTTTCGGGCGCAATCTCATAACCGCGCACGGATTTCTCGAACAGTTCAACGCCCAGACGTTTCTCGATGGCCGCCACGCGGCGCAAAACGGTGGCGTGGTTGACCCCCAACTCACGCGCAGCCCCCGAAACCGACCCGGAGCGGGCGACGGCGAGTACAAAGCGATAATCGTCCCAATTCGGTCTGTGCAGCATCTCCGGCCCTCCCAATGATATATGCCAAATATAGCATGGGAGGCGTGCGCTCGACCTTGAGAGAGATCACAGAATGTCGATTTTTGCACAGGTTTTGCCGGATTGAATCTGCCGTGCGAATGACGCTCAGGGCAAAGCCGCAGTCTGGAACAGCGTGACTTTCAGCCCGCCATGGGCCACTGG includes:
- a CDS encoding LysR family transcriptional regulator, with translation MLHRPNWDDYRFVLAVARSGSVSGAARELGVNHATVLRRVAAIEKRLGVELFEKSVRGYEIAPEKLRLIEAAREVEAAVGAVERLAQVGEAPLAGVIRVTSTDTFCQAVLPHLLARLSGQGHELSFELLSTNSHLDLSRLHADVTVRPTYKLPDDLFGDMATQMAFGFYAASDAVPEDHWLGLTGGIGRSHAGQKLREELERRRVHFMAASDSFLTLRALAEEGMGRVMLPVFLGNASTKLRRIAPLLEVPPVPVFVASHVDLADAPRLRQARSRIAMALEAEEDLLMGLGRAKPVSELTEA